A region of Vigna radiata var. radiata cultivar VC1973A chromosome 6, Vradiata_ver6, whole genome shotgun sequence DNA encodes the following proteins:
- the LOC106763671 gene encoding uncharacterized protein LOC106763671, producing the protein MVIRSHTHQQHLKDLEEVFQQLRHYNMHLNPNKCTFGVFAEKFLGFMLTHRGIEANPDKCREILEMKSPPKLKDVQCLVGRLTALSRFIHRLSDHIRPIMKNMKKDVPRHWGNDCEEAFSKVKSILTNPPIMARPTEGLDLQLYLAASSHSISAALIQEHPDFKLIYFINRTLQGPEERYSHVEQVALALLTAARCLRPYFQSHQVVVRTNHPITKILRKPDLAGRIVAWAIELSEFGLQYEPQGSVKGQHLADFITEAYHPEEPNIWHLNVDGSSDKTGGGADIMLEGPGDLLIEQAVSFNFQLNNNQAEYEALISGLLLAKELEVNHLECRMDSQLVVGQLNGTFQVKDDHLLRYYHKVNDLIKSFTSFSMTHIPRSQNSRAYLLSKLTHSREKSQLSSVIKTTLHKPLLEACAANVTAPRTDWRQDIIQLMIHQEQRERLNILDSKRIARYMLVGDDLYRRGYTTPLLKCLSDEEAKYVMQELHQGVCGSHSGKRMLKAKVLRAGFYWPSMEQDCATFVQKCISCQSHGHNLRIPPSELHEIISLWPFAQWGMDIAGPLPVGKAQCKYLLVAVDYFTKWIEAEALAIISAQKAESANKAIISELKKRLGRAKGLWVEELPEVLWAYRCTPHGSTWETPFNLTYGTDAMLPVEVGEPTIRRQMQDMCINENLLRVNLDTLPERREVAMIRNATQKRLLVRRYNTKVKPRSFTTGDLVWRKRGEARKEKTFGKLSDN; encoded by the exons ATGGTAATACGAAGCCACACACATCAACAACATCTTAAAGATTTAgaagaagtttttcaacaacTCAGGCATTACAACATGCATCTAAATCCTAACAAATGCACTTTCGGGGTGTTCGCCGAAAAATTCTTGGGTTTCATGTTAACTCATCGAGGAATAGAGGCGAATCCAGACAAGTGTAGGGAAATATTGGAGATGAAAAGTCCTCCTAAGTTAAAAGATGTCCAATGCTTAGTCGGACGTCTTACAGCTCTATCACGATTCATACATAGGCTCTCTGATCACATCAGGCCTATTatgaagaatatgaaaaaagatGTACCTCGACATTGGGGCAACGACTGCGAAGAGGCCTTTTCTAAAGTGAAAAGCATTTTGACCAATCCACCTATCATGGCCCGTCCAACTGAGGGGTTAGATTTACAACTCTATTTGGCCGCATCCAGCCATTCGATAAGCGCAGCTCTCATCCAAGAACATCCTGATTTTAAACTGATATATTTTATCAACCGAACCCTGCAGGGACCAGAAGAAAGATATTCTCATGTAGAGCAAGTGGCGCTCGCCTTGCTCACAGCAGCGCGATGTCTCCGACCGTATTTTCAAAGTCATCAGGTTGTCGTCCGGACGAATCATCCGATCACCAAGATCCTTCGAAAGCCTGACTTGGCCGGAAGGATTGTGGCCTGGGCGATCGAGCTATCTGAGTTCGGTTTACAATATGAACCTCAAGGTTCTGTTAAAGGTCAGCACTTAGCTGACTTTATAACAGAAGCGTACCATCCGGAAGAGCCCAACATTTGGCATCTTAATGTAGACGGGTCTTCTGACAAAACAGGAGGCGGCGCCGACATTATGTTAGAAGGACCGGGCGACCTACTAATCGAACAGGCGGTTAGTTTTAACTTCCAACTCAACAATAACCAGGCGGAATATGAAGCTCTCATTAGCGGCTTACTATTGGCTAAAGAGTTGGAAGTCAATCATCTGGAGTGCAGAATGGACTCTCAGCTAGTCGTGGGGCAGCTTAACGGAACTTTTCAGGTCAAGGACGATCATTTGTTGCGTTATTATCACAAGGTCAATGATTTAATCAAATCATTCACCAGTTTCTCTATGACCCACATACCTCGATCACAAAATTCCCGAGCATATCTGTTGTCAAAGTTAACTCATTCTCGAGAAAAATCTCAACTATCTTCAGTGATCAAAACTACACTGCACAAGCCTTTGTTGGAAGCATGCGCCGCTAACGTGACTGCACCACGAACCGATTGGCGACAGGATATAATACAACTAATGATCCACCAAGAACAAAGAGAACGACTCAATATACTTGATTCTAAACGAATTGCCCGTTACATGTTAGTGGGTGACGACCTGTACCGGCGCGGTTACACTACCCCGTTGCTAAAGTGTTTATCTGATGAAGAAGCAAAGTACGTTATGCAAGAGTTACATCAGGGGGTTTGCGGTTCACATTCAGGAAAGAGGATGTTGAAAGCCAAAGTTCTAAGAGCCGGATTCTACTGGCCCTCTATGGAACAAGATTGTGCAACATTCGTACAGAAATGTATCTCATGCCAGTCTCATGGACACAACTTACGAATTCCGCCCTCGGAATTACACGAGATCATCTCCCTGTGGCCCTTCGCACAGTGGGGAATGGATATTGCCGGGCCTCTTCCGGTCGGGAAAGCACAATGCAAATACCTCTTGGTCGCAGTCGATTACTTCACCAAATGGATTGAGGCAGAAGCCCTCGCAATAATAAGTGCTCAAAAG GCTGAGTCAGCCAACAAAGCCATCATTTCTGAGTTAAAAAAGAGACTAGGGAGAGCAAAAGGATTGTGGGTCGAAGAATTACCTGAAGTACTGTGGGCATACAGGTGCACACCGCATGGTTCAACGTGGGAAACACCCTTCAACCTCACTTATGGCACGGATGCAATGCTTCCGGTCGAAGTTGGCGAACCCACTATACGACGACAGATGCAAGACATGTGCATTAATGAAAACCTGCTAAGGGTTAATCTGGACACTCTTCCAGAAAGACGTGAAGTAGCCATGATACGAAATGCAACCCAGAAACGACTACTTGTACGACGATACAACACAAAGGTCAAACCGCGAAGTTTTACCACGGGCGACCTTGTTTGGAGAAAAAGAGGCGAAGCTCGCAAAGAGAAAACGTTCGGTAAGTTATCAGACAACTAG